One segment of Panicum virgatum strain AP13 chromosome 3K, P.virgatum_v5, whole genome shotgun sequence DNA contains the following:
- the LOC120699682 gene encoding acyl-CoA-binding domain-containing protein 5-like isoform X2, with translation MVVFGGDSGRHLLNDTKILNLEKLSWDSAPPKVRPSPSGRSTKLPACRGHCLVPWENSVILVGGKTEPASDRLSVWIFNTETELWSLVEAKGDIPAARSGHTVIRAGARLILFGGEDTKGKKRHDLHMFDLKSSTWLPLNYKGAGPSPRSNHVAALYDDRILLIFGGHSKSKTLNDLYSLDFETMVWSRVKTHDHHPSPRAGCSGALCGTKWYIAGGASKKKRHVETWVFDIQQSKWSVCVVPPSSSITSKKGFSMVPFYHRDKIALIAFGGNKKEPCNKVEVFVVLQNEHSFSWRSAPEVDHVLYEYSPSNKELVDHLNKCAPLYSNSSVARYSLTSVVEQPPRREPLSESLLKQHNLGTSLHVNLDQVEECSLAKKLQKPIDDDRYDDADDYSSCQESTPKGHRSTRTGAGIQNDLAQIETMVTGGSNVRRIARCSSDVSQSHLYNTKIADLIRRNTVLQDQLATAFASKDQLENSLSSVIQSREQLEKMLANKDKEAEILKEKIAALELAQEESNSLSNTVHADNVRLEHEVAFLKAVTDETQKELHSTRRVLAGEQSRAFQLQIEVFHLKQRLQILEGRSGTPTKQPQ, from the exons ATACTGAATTTAGAGAAGCTTAGCTGGGATTCTGCACCGCCTAAAGTTCGGCCATCACCAAGTGGACGTTCTACCAAGTTGCCAGCCTGCAGAGGTCATTGTCTG GTTCCATGGGAAAATAGTGTCATTCTTGTTGGAGGTAAAACTGAGCCTGCTTCTGATCGTTTATCAG TATGGATTTTCAATACTGAAACAGAACTTTGGTCCCTTGTTGAAGCCAAGGGTGATATCCCT GCAGCTCGAAGCGGCCACACAGTGATCAGAGCCGGTGCTAGATTGATACTTTTTGGCGGCGAGGACACAAAAGGAAAGAAACGACATGACCTTCACATGTTTGATCTCAAATCATCAACATGGCTTCCATTGAACTATAA AGGCGCTGGACCTTCTCCGAGATCCAATCATGTCGCTGCACTGTATGATGATAGGATCCTCCTGATTTTCGGAGGCCACTCAAAATCGAAGACCCTTAATGACTTGTATTCTTTAGATTTTGAGACA ATGGTGTGGTCAAGAGTGAAGACTCATGATCATCACCCATCACCCCGAGCAGGTTGCAGCGGAGCTCTGTGTGGAACCAAGTGGTACATAGCTGGCGGCGCAAGCAAGAAAAAAC GACACGTGGAAACTTGGGTTTTTGATATCCAACAATCTAAGTGGTCTGTTTGTGTAGTGCCCCCTAGTTCATCAATAACTTCAAAGAAA GGTTTCAGTATGGTTCCTTTCTACCACAGGGACAAGATCGCTCTTATTGCTTTTGGAGGGAACAAAAAGGAGCCGTGCAACAAG GTTGAAGTATTTGTGGTACTGCAAAATGAGCATTCTTTTAGTTGGCGGTCAGCCCCAGAAGTGGACCATGTGCTGTATGAGTATTCTCCGAGCAATAAGGAGCTTGTTGATCATCTCAACAAGTGTGCCCCCTTGTACTCTAACAGTTCCGTTGCAAGGTATAGTCTCACTTCTGTGGTAGAACAGCCACCTAGAAGGGAACCCCTCTCTGAGTCACTGTTGAAGCAACACAATTTAGGCACTTCACTCCATGTGAATTTGGATCAAGTAGAAGAGTGCAGCTTAGCTAAAAAACTGCAGAAACCGATCGATGATGACAGATATGACGATGCTGATGACTATTCTTCATGTCAAGAAAGCACT CCAAAAGGGCATCGGAGCACAAGGACAGGAGCTGGTATTCAGAATGACCTGGCACAAATAGAAACTATGGTGACTGGGGGATCAAATGTAAGAAGGATCGCTAGATGCTCTTCAGACGTGAGCCAGAGTCACCTATACAACACAAAGATAGCAGATTTAATAAGAAGAAACACCGTGCTCCAAGACCAGCTAGCGACCGCGTTCGCAAGCAAAGACCAGTTGGAGAACAGCCTATCTTCGGTCATTCAAAGCAGGGAGCAGCTAGAAAAGATGCTTGCCAACAAGGATAAGGAGGCGGAGATCTTGAAAGAGAAGATAGCAGCCCTAGAGCTGGCTCAAGAAGAGTCAAACAGCCTTTCGAACACGGTCCATGCCGATAATGTGCGCCTCGAGCATGAGGTGGCGTTCCTGAAGGCCGTTACAGATGAGACCCAGAAG GAGCTGCATTCCACTCGCAGGGTTTTGGCGGGAGAACAGTCGCGCGCGTTCCAGCTCCAG ATTGAAGTGTTCCATCTCAAGCAAAGGCTGCAAATACTAGAGGGGAGATCAGGGACGCCCACTAAACAACCCCAATAA
- the LOC120699683 gene encoding uncharacterized protein LOC120699683 isoform X1 — MAHSLFGFDLNVRLEDDDDGDIPLDSNEHEADDGNASFDLNEPVHDEHGNGFNLNLPLDEFGAVDFDYVQNLADHADQVNQRKHDYSDNVRQQVYQALLMRSKSGRLGKHDSTIVGDQFGVKIRTVQRIWQQGKNQLVQNIPVKVPNLKKGRSGRKAIPLDLENLRNIPLQQRMTIEDVSNRLGISKSRIQRYLKIGVLRRHSSSIKPYLTDANKKTRLQWCIDMIDQGLLDDLKFKDLFDFVFIDEKWFYLHQKSERYYLLPDEDEPHRTCKNKNYIPRIMFLCVVARPRFRDGVCVFDGKIGCFPLVTIEQAIRGSHNRLRGEQVIKPIQSITRDVIRDFMINRVLPAIRAKWPREDVHKPIFIQQDNAPTHLKVDDPQFCEVAKQDGFDIRLICQPPNSPDFNVLDLGFFRAIQAIQYKKNAKTMQELIPVVEEAFLEYSPWKANRIFVTLQTVLKETMKIKGCNNIKIPHLQKQRLEREDRLPLQIPCEASLLAEAQASLPA; from the exons ATGGCTCATTCCTTGTTTGGCTTTGATCTCAACGTTCGTTTagaggacgatgacgacggcgacATTCCCTTGGATTCCAACGAGCATGAAGCTGATGACGGCAACGCTAGCTTTGATCTGAACGAGCCTGTACATGATGAGCATGGCAACG gATTCAATTTGAACTTGCCACTAGATGAATTTGGAGCTGTTGATTTTGATTATGTACAAAACCTAGCTG ATCATGCCGATCAAGTAAACCAACGGAAGCATGATTATTCTGATAATGTTAGACAACAAGTGTACCAAGCACTATTGATGAGAAGCAAGAGCGGGAGACTAGGCAAGCACGATTCAACAATTGTTGGTGATCAGTTTGGAGTAAAGATTCGAACAGTTCAGCGCATATGGCAGCAAGGTAAAAACCAACTTGTTCAAAACATTCCAGTCAAGGTTCCTAATCTAAAGAAAGGTAGAAGTGGCCGTAAAGCAATCCCTCTTGATTTGGAAAATTTGAGGAACATTCCTCTCCAACAAAGAATGACCATAGAAGATGTGTCTAATAGACTTGGTATTAGCAAATCTAGGATACAAAGGTATTTGAAAATAGGTGTGCTTAGGCGCCACTCTAGTAGCATCAAACCTTACCTCACTGATGCTAACAAGAAGACTAGGTTGCAGTGGTGCATTGACATGATTGACCAAGGTTTGCTTGATGATCTAAAGTTCAAGGATTTGTTTGACTTTGTGTTTATCGATGAGAAGTGGTTCTACCTCCATCAAAAATCGGAGAGGTACTACTTGCTACCCGATGAAGATGAACCACACCGCACTTGCAAGAACAAAAATTACATCCCTAGgatcatgtttttgtgtgttgttGCTCGGCCAAGATTTAGAGATGGAGTATGTGTGTTTGATGGCAAAATAGGTTGTTTTCCACTAGTTACTATTGAGCAAGCAATTAGAGGTAGTCATAATCGGCTGCGTGGTGAGCAAGTAATCAAGCCAATCCAATCAATCACAAGGGATGTCATAAGAGATTTCATGATAAATAGAGTGTTGCCGGCAATTAGAGCAAAGTGGCCAAGAGAAGATGTGCACAAGccaattttcatacaacaagaTAATGCTCCTACTCATTTAAAAGTGGATGATCCTCAGTTTTGTGAGGTTGCAAAGCAAGATGGGTTTGACATTAGGCTTATATGTCAGCCACCCAATTCTCCAGATTTTAACGTTCTAGATTTGGGTTTCTTTCGAGCTATCCAAGCTATTCAATACAAGAAAAATGCTAAGACAATGCAAGAACTAATTCCAGTGGTGGAAGAG GCATTCTTGGAGTACAGTCCATGGAAAGCAAACAGAATATTTGTAACACTACAAactgttttgaaggaaacaatGAAGATTAAAGGTTGCAACAATATAAAGATTCCTCACTTGCAGAAGCAAAGACTAGAGAGGGAAGATAGGCTGCCATTGCAAATCCCTTGTGAAGCTTCACTGCTAGCCGAAGCACAAGCTAGTCTCCCTGCATGA
- the LOC120699683 gene encoding uncharacterized protein LOC120699683 isoform X2: protein MAHSLFGFDLNVRLEDDDDGDIPLDSNEHEADDGNASFDLNEPVHDEHGNGFNLNLPLDEFGAVDFDYVQNLADHADQVNQRKHDYSDNVRQQVYQALLMRSKSGRLGKHDSTIVGDQFGVKIRTVQRIWQQGILGVQSMESKQNICNTTNCFEGNNED, encoded by the exons ATGGCTCATTCCTTGTTTGGCTTTGATCTCAACGTTCGTTTagaggacgatgacgacggcgacATTCCCTTGGATTCCAACGAGCATGAAGCTGATGACGGCAACGCTAGCTTTGATCTGAACGAGCCTGTACATGATGAGCATGGCAACG gATTCAATTTGAACTTGCCACTAGATGAATTTGGAGCTGTTGATTTTGATTATGTACAAAACCTAGCTG ATCATGCCGATCAAGTAAACCAACGGAAGCATGATTATTCTGATAATGTTAGACAACAAGTGTACCAAGCACTATTGATGAGAAGCAAGAGCGGGAGACTAGGCAAGCACGATTCAACAATTGTTGGTGATCAGTTTGGAGTAAAGATTCGAACAGTTCAGCGCATATGGCAGCAAG GCATTCTTGGAGTACAGTCCATGGAAAGCAAACAGAATATTTGTAACACTACAAactgttttgaaggaaacaatGAAGATTAA